CGGATGGCGACGCAAAGATTATCGCGTCGAAGACGTCTCGCTAGAAGAGATCGAATCGACCGTCGAAATTCGCACGCCTGCGGATCTTTTCGAATTGGTCGGACTTGCTCCAGACGTCGAATCCTTTACCACCGAAGACATCGCTAGTCTGACGAATCGGCCGCGATGGTTTGCACAGAAAATCGCCTACGTTCTTAAACACACGGGCGCGATCTCGCCCATCGGACGCGATCGAAGCGGCATTCAGTATCGTGCCGCCTAGGCATCAGCCTTTCCATTACACCGTGCAGGCTCTTTGAAATGGCTCGGTGCGCAGTTTGATCCTTTGACAGGCTCTTCTACCTGAAGCATCTTCTAAGATGCGGTTTGGGAAAACGTAGGCACGAAGGTCGAATGCGATGGATATTCTGCTAGGGATCGCTTTTGTATGGCTGGTCATCACCTTACTGGGGCACCTTTCATGGGTGATCTTGGCTTGGTTTTTTAAAGCCCTTGCTGGAGCCGAGCAGAAACTGTCGCAGGTTCCACAGGCGGAATCGGACGTCGCGGCGGCCCATCGTGTTGTTAGCCAACTGGTTGCCAAACGTGTCATTTCACCCGATGAAGCTGAACAGTGGCGAACCGGTCTAAGAAGCCTGGCGACAAACAAATCATTCTCAAGTGAGTCGCATCAGCCGCTCGTCAGTCAAGCTGAACCGAACCAACCTGATTCGGAGTCTGCCGATTGGCAGGTCATCGATCCGAGCCAAATTTCGGCAGAAGACAGTCTGGCGACCGCGACGTTGATTACATCGGATGAAACGGAAGTGCATTCTGATGCAAGCCTCGATTCCGATGTCTGTGTCGATCCCTTCGATGAGTTTTCAGTCGATCAGCCAGCAAGCGATTCGGTATTTGATCGCGTATCGACTCCGCCGATTGGTTCACCGAATCGAACAGAGTTAGGTCCGGCGGGAGGAACGGTCAAAGCCAAAGCGGGACGTTCATTTGCCGAACTGATGGCCGACCACAATGTTCGTTGGGGAGAGCTGATCGCGGGGATCTTGATCGTCGTCTGTTCGATCGGGCTGGTCGTTAGCTTGTGGTCAACAATAACCGACATGCACCGCGTCGTGCCCTCGATGATCTTCATGTTGGGCAACGCTTCGATCTTCTTCGCGGGCTTGTACACACTGTTTCGATGGAAGCTACAAAGTTCCAGTCGAGCGACGCTGGTGATCGGAACGTTGTTGGTACCGCTAGGGATTCTGGCCGGTCTATCAACCGATGGTATTGGAAGTTCGACGGTTCAATTGACCGATCCGATCACGGTCGCGGCGATCTTGGGATGCGGGGCGGTCTATGTTTGGTTGATTTGGAAGGCATCGCAGGCTTTGGTCGGTCGATCGCTAGCACCGGCGATGACTTTGGGTGTTGCTGGACCATCGATGTTCCTGCCGTTTCTACCCGCAGCGTTTCGTGCCTTCGGTGATGCGGCCGGTTGGTTCTCGCTCGGTGGCTCGATTTCGATCGCTTTGGTCCTGTGGATGTTGACGCGACAACGTGTTGCGAAACCGACATCGGGACGGGCGGTCCGAAGCGGATTGGTACTCGCGGTGACCTCTTTCTCGTTGACCGTCTTGGCTGGCTATGCGGCATTTGTTGTGAGGTCACAGGCTTCAGGGTGGCTCGCCGTTGCTGACGCGACCATGATTGGTTACGTCCTGTTAGCCACGATCGCCGTACGGTTACTTTCCCATCGGTCGCTTCCAAAGCTTTCTTTGGTTGCACAAGTCAGCTGCGTGTTGTTGTTCGGAGCGGCAAGCGTTATTGCGATTCCATCGCTGCAGTCAGTCGGTTGGATTTGGGCCTGGGCGATTTGTTTAAGCATCACTGCTGGAATATCGGGATGGTTGATGCGACAAGCCCAATGGGTAGCCGTTGTCATCGCACCGCTGGGACTCGCGTCTGTGCTGAGTTCAACGATGTTGGGGGGAGCTCTCTGGGAATCGACGACTTTATTTGAAAAGCTGCTCTCGGGCGAAGCCATGGTGGCGGCAGTCTTGGTGAGCTGTGTGAACACGGCGTTTTTATGGTTGACCCATCGTCAAAACACTGGCCAGAGGGTTTCGACGGGACCATCTCCACTGCTTTGTTCGAGCGCAGGATGGTTCGTCTACACGTCCATCGTTGCCGCAGCATTAATCGTATTGCCGGTCGAACGAATGGGGATCGTTCCGCCCGCGGTGATCAGTCTGATTCTAGCCGCCGCAAGTTTCGTCGGTCTTCGATTATTACGAAAGACATCGTTGATCGTTCCGTCACAGTGGCTGGTCATCGGTGCGACGACCGCATTCTGGATGTCGGTGATTAAGCCGATACAGATTGGCCAAGAGTTTGAAGGTCTGTTGCCGGTGACCTTGGTATTGCTCACCTCATCAATGACTCTGTTATTGTTTGGCGAGTTCTGGAATTGCCGACGTGCACGGATGAAACCGTTGCGGATGTCCGCTGCAATGTTCGCCGTTTTCGCATCGGCGACCACCATCGGCAGCTTTGTGATCGGAACAGTCGATGAAGGTGGATGGCAATCACTACTACATATCGGCGCGGCCGAACAATCAATCATCGTTTTACTGTTCACCGCCACCGTCCTAGCCATTGTTGGGTTTGGTGATCGGTTGTCCGAACTGATTGGTTCGTCCCGTATTGCAATTGCTGTGATGGCTGGCATTGCGGCATTCCATTATGGATATGACTGGTTGTTCATGATCAGTCGTTGGCAGGATAGTACCGCGATCTGGTCTTGGAGTCTGCTGTTTTGGATCCTCGCGATTGCAATCGTCATCAGGAACGAGGCGTTGATCCTTGCCGGTCGTTGGCAGCAGAATCAACTCCGTCAGTCCTCGGGAATCGTCGAAAGAGTTACAGAGCGATTGGCTTGGTACCAGCCGGCGCAACACGCATGGGATCATTCGTCCATGATGGGTTATGTCGTGTTAGCAGTCGTAGGTGTGTGCTTAGCGACAATACATGGTTTTGCAACGGTTCTCGGTACCTCTTGGATCGAACCACTGTATTTCGAACTGATGCCGGCACCGCGAAGTCTGCTTCTTCCTGGAGTCGTGTTTCTGTTATTTGCTGGTTTTCAGTGGATGCGGTTTCGTCGGTCCGGAGAGTCTGAACTGTTCTCCGCTTTTAATGGAGTGATATTGGCAGCATCGGTGGGTTGGATCGCACTGCAAGCAGCTATCCTTTTGATCCAACCCGGTTCGAATCGAATCATCTTCATGACGACGGTTTCGTTTGCGGGATACTTGTTGCTCGAATTGGTCATCCATCGATTGCCAAAACTTCAACGCTGTGTACCGCAGCCAGGAGTATTGGCATCGGTTGCGGTCGCGGTTTTGGCGTGCTCATCGATGTCGCTGATGTCAACGGATTGGATGCCGGCAGTCAGTGAAGGGACGAAGCCCGTCCTGGCAACGACGTGTTGGATCGCCGGGTGGTGGGCGATGGCTTCGATGGCGTTTGCATGGGTCGGGCAACGGTCTGGACGATCCTATTTCGAAGTCGGAAGCGTCATACTTGTCCCTGCAATCGCTGTGCTCGTAGGACCACTTTTCGACGGGCACACTTGGTTGTTTACCGCGCAAGTGGCCGCACTGGCATGTGGTGTGTATGCCGTTTCGGTGCATTGGCTGGGGATTAAAATCACCACAGCAATTCACCTTGCTGCCGCGATCTGCATGGTTTCAGCTGTGGCAAACTCGGTTGCGGTTACGGTCGCAATACTTCTGCCAAACTTGGATGCTCACGCATTCCATTGGCCGTTCGGCATCGCGTTGTCAGCGTCTGCCGTATTGATTTCAGCCAATTTGAAATGGCTAGACCCAAGCATTCGAAAATGGAATGTTCCGATTGAGTTTTATGGACTCTTGCTGTCAGGGCATTTCGCATGTCTGTTGGCCGCGGCACCAATCGGATGGATGACCGACATGGTTTCGCTAAAGATCGTTTGGACATCTGTGTGTGGACTTTCGTTTCTGTTTCAGGTTTGGTGTGCTGCTGCCGACAGTCATCGATTGGGACGCTACCAAACGGCCGTGTTGGTGATCGTGCTGACGATGTTGACTTTGGTCGGAGGCTTGAGTCGGATTGACAATCTGATTGGCCTAATTGCGTGTGCCATCGGTGTGCTGATGATCAGCCACCATGCGATGATGCGATACGCCGACCAGTCGCGATCGGCGATCAGCAAAACATCTATCATTCTTAGTCGGCTCTTTTCGCTCTACTGTTTGTTCGTTGGCTGTGTTCTGACGGGGTTTGTTTGCGAAATGATGGCGTGGTCCCCTGCCCTGCAAATTTCATGTGTGCTGGGATGGGCCTTCGTTTGTTTGGTGATCTGGCGATGCTGTACGCCGGATATCAGCGATTCGCCGCAACTGAGTGGACGATGTCGTTTGCTTGCTGATCGCGAAGCATCCGTGCTGCTGTTAGCGGCGGTCGTTGTCGAATTGGTGATGACGCCATTCACCTATCTATCCACCGCACAACACGTATTGGATTTTGATGGCTGGTCACTAGCACGGATCGCAGGATACTTGATTGCATCGGCATCGGTCATCTTCCGCTGCAATCGCAAAGGCACACTTGAAGTCGCGATGCTAACGATTCTTTCAGCGATCGCTTTGGCAACCGTGCACATCGCAGGCACGGTGAATGCAGGCATTGATTCGATCGTTACGACGACAGCGTTGACCGTTTCGATGACGATCGTTCTTCAGGCCTATTGGCTTCCGTTGATCGGTCGCGGGATCGATCAGATTCGTCGGTCTTATCATGATTGGATGCGATGTGCGGTGAAAGCTGTAAGCGACAAGACAGCTTCCCTTCAAGAATCAAACACGAATATTGCGGTAGGTGCCTCGGATGCTTCGCTTGTGTTTCACTCGCTTCGCATTGAAACATTGGCTCGTGCGTTGGTGCGAGTGGTTGGTTTCGTAGCGATCTTGATCGGTGGGCTGTGTTTGACCTTGTTGGTCACCGAAAACAATGATTCGGCGACACCGCTATCGATTTGTAGTTTGGTACTACTCGCCGTTGCTGCCGGCGAACTTGCGGAGCGGGCGATGATGCCTCGCTTTCGATATGTCGCTTTGGGGCTCGGATTTAGTTCGGTGGCGATGTGGTGCAGCACATCGATCGTCGATCAAGATTTGCCAACTTGGGTACTTACGACGCGATGGTTTGTCGCTTGGATCGTTGTTGCAGTCATTCAAAGCGTGGCACTGCCGAAGCTATTCACCGAAGGGATGCTTCAACGTTGGGGGCGAGTGGTTCGTCATGGGACCGGTCTTGCGATCCTGCTTGCCGCGGTCAGTTTGGCTGCAACATTGGTCCAGGAGTTTCTCATTCGGACCAACAATCAGACTGAGTTGTTGTCACGTCCCTTGTATCTGGGGGTGGCCGTGGTGCTTGGCGCGATGACGGTCCTGACGACGTTCGCATCGATCGCCAGCGGCCCGGGTTTTCGCTATCGCGAGATTTGGAAATTGTCTGACCAGCAGCGAGGTATCCTTGTCGTCGCGGCTCAGGCGATAGGAGGCTTGACGTGGTTTCATCTATTCCTTTGCAAAAGCCCTCTTGCCAGTTTGGGGCTGCGAGCGTATTGGCCTTATATCGTGATGATACTGGCGTTTGTCAGCGTTGGGATTACCGAATGGTCTCGTCGTCGTCAGGACGAAGTACTGTCAGCGGTGTTGAAACGGACCGCGTTATTTTTGCCTCTGATTCCGGTGTTGGGATTCTGGCTTAGCGGATCGCTCGTAAGCAATCTGTTTGGTGACTATGACGAATCGTCATGGACGTTCGCCCGCGGACATGTTTCCTATCAAACGCTATTGATTGTCGCCGCGTTTTACTATGGAGTGATCTCTGTTATCTGGAAAAGTCCTCAATCGAGATTGTTGTCAATCTTGTTAGGCAACATTGCATTGTGGGTTGTGTTGATCCAAGTCCCAGGATGGAGTTTTCTCACACACCCTCAAGCCTGGCTGATTCCACCTGCGGTCTGTGTCTTAGTGCTATCGCACATGCATCGTGATCGTCTTGGCAAAGAAGCGACTCAGGCGATCCGCTATGCCACAACCTTGCTGATCTACATTTCAAGTTCAGCAGATATGTTGATTCAAGGTATCGGCAGCACATTGGCTGGGCCAATCGTTCTGATCTGCTTGGCGCTCGCGGGAGCCGGCGCTGGTGTGGTTTTGCGCATCCGTCCATTTTTGTACTTGGGCACGATTTTCGTCTTCATCGGCGTGACAAGCATGGTTTGGCACGCGGGCCAGCAGATGAATGCCGTTTGGCCGTGGTGGGTATTCGGGATTGGTACCGGTATCGGCTTGATGGTCGCGTTGATGGCGATCGAAAAAAACAAGCCCAAGCTCAGGCAAATCGCGACATCCATGCAGCAGTGGGACACCTAAGTCGTCCATGACGATGTTTCCAGGGAGCTCGATTCCCGATTGCGACAGCAGGCCGAGCACGATAACTTTCGGAGATCGAATGTCATTTCACTCGCACCGGAAGATTGCAACATGGCTGATTGGATTTCCGTCAAAGAGGCCCGTCAGGCTGATTCGATCGCGGAACGTATTGAAGTGCGTGGATGGGTACGCACTCGACGTGACAGCAAGGGCGGTTTCAGTTTCATTGAACTCAACGATGGGTCTTCCCTGGGCAACTTGCAGGTTGTCGCGCCGGCGGAGCTTGGCAATTACGAGAGTGAAATTCAGAAGCTGACGGCGGGTTGCAGCATCATCGTCCAGGGGGAACTGAAAGAATCTCCCGCGAAGGGACAGGCGACGGAACTGCACGCGTCAAGCATTCGTGTGCTCGGGTGGGCCGACCCAGAGACTTATCCCCTGCAGAAGAAACGACACTCGTTCGAAAAGTTACGCGAGTGGGCTCATCTGAGAACACGCACCAACACGCTCGGTGCGGTCATGCGAGTCCGCGACCAGATCAGCCAATCGATCCACGGGTTCTTCCACCAAAATCGATTTGCTTATGTGCATACCCCGATCATCACGGCGAGTGATTGCGAGGGTGCGGGCGAGATGTTTCGCGTGACCACATTGGACCTCGAAAGGCTCGCCTCTTCAGGTGGTCCGGTTAACTATTCGTATGACTTTTTTGACAAGCCAACGTTCTTAACCGTCAGTGGGCAACTCGAAGGCGAAACCTACGCTTCGTCATTGGGCCGGATCTATACGTTTGGTCCGACGTTTCGCGCCGAGAACAGCAACACCAGTCGTCATTTAGCCGAATTCTGGATGGTTGAGCCCGAAGCTGCGTTCTTCGATCTCGCCGACAACATGGATTTGGCGGAAGGGTTTTTGAAATTTGTTTTCAGCGAAACGCTTTCGAATTGTCAGGAGGACATGGAATTCTTTGACAAGATGATCGAAAAAGGAAAGCTTGATCAAATCAAATCGGTCATCGAAAAACCATTCGAACACATGACGTATACCGACGCGATCAAGGTGCTCGAATCTTCGAGCGAAAAATTTGAATATCAAATCGAATGGGGAAGCGATCTACAGGCGGAGCACGAGCGATATCTGACGGAGAAGCATGTCGGTGGCCCATTGATTCTGACCGACTATCCGTCATCGATTAAGCCGTTTTATATGCGTCTCAGTGACGACGAGAAAACGGTCGCGGCGATGGACGTTCTGGTTCCCGGTGTCGGTGAAATCATCGGCGGAAGCCAGCGTGAAGAACGTTTAGACGTCCTGCAAAAACGGATGGCGGCACAGTCGCTTCCCGAAGAAGACTATTGGTGGTACGTCGACTTGCGACGATACGGAACCGTGCCGCATGCAGGTTTCGGATTGGGGCTGGAACGAGCTGTCCAGTATGTTACTGGGATGAGCAATATCCGTGACGTGATCCCGTTCCCGCGGACACCCGGGCACGCCGAGTTTTAGTTGGCTTGTCATCTCTTCGCCTGACTTTGGGGCGCGCGTTTACCGTGGGTGCTTTCATCGGTCAGGATGTGACCTTCATCCCACCCGGACTGGACGCTGCCGATAGAATCGTCGACGATAGCTAGCATGGAATACGGAGCCGCTTCGCTGTTGCCACCACTGGTGGCGATCATTTTGGCGATACTGACTCGCCAAGTCGTCTTTCCCCTGCTGTTTGGTGTAGGGGTCGGTGCATTCATTCTGTCCGAACCGGATGCGACTTGGGACCAACCGTTTATGGGTTTGGTCATTGCCATTTGGGAATCGATCAGTGACTACGATCACCTACTGGCTCTGACGTTCAGCTTGTTGCTTGGCGCAATGGTTGGTGTGCTTGAAGCTGGTGGCGCGATGGAAGACCTGGTCACCAAAATCGCCTCAAGGATCAAAACTCGCCGCGGTGCTCAGACCATGATCGCGACGACCGGTTTAGCCGTTTTCTTTGACGACTATGCCAACACGCTGTTGGTGGGCGGCACAATGCGATCGACGGCGGATCGCTACAAAATCTCTCGCAGTAAGCTCGCTTATTTGGTCGATTCGACCGCCGCACCGGTCGCCGGACTTTCATTGGTCAGTACCTGGGCGGCCACTGAAATCACTTATATGTCGGACGGGCTTAGTGATGCGGGCATCACCACGGCGTCTGCCGGTTTCGAGCTTTTCATGCAATCGATCCCCTATCGATTCTATCCGCTGTTGGCATTGGTGATGGTGTTCATCGTCGCGCGGACCGATCGTGATTTTGGTCCCATGCGACGTGCCGAAATGAATCTCGATTTGCCTCAGGGTGAGAATAAAAGAAAGGCCAAGCGGCAGCCGATTCGTCACAGTTGGATTCCGACAATCGTTCCCGTTGCGGTTTGTATTTTGGCGGTGCTCGTTGTGCTAATCGTCACCGGTCATCAAGAGATTGGCGAAAAAGATCCGAGCATTTCATCACTACGTTATCTTGGCTTGATTATCGGCAACGGGCAGTCCTATTGGGCATTGGTCGCTGGTGGCGGTGCCGGGTGGCTGATGTCTATCGTGACTCACGGACTGATCTGCAAATCGGCGCCGGAGTTTTTGGTCAAGTCATCGCTACGCGGTGCTTGGCAGATGATGCCGGCGATTGTCATCTTGTGGTTGGCATGGTCGTTATCGGCGATGACAGGGAAAGAAGCTCTCGATACCGGAGGCTATCTATCGAGTTTGCTAAGCGACACGTTAAGTCCGAAGTTGCTACCAACCTGCGTTTTCATCATTGCCGGACTGATGGCATTTTCGACTGGCACCAGCTGGGGAACCATGGGAATTCTGACCCCATTGTCGGTTACCTTGGCGATTCAATTGGACTTGGCGACGGGCGGTTCCGGAACAGCGAGCAGCTCGATTTGCTTGGCAACGTGTGGCAGCGTGTTGGCCGGTGCAATTTTTGGCGACCATTGCTCACCGATCAGCGATACGACGGTGCTTTCGAGCCGGGCGAGCGAATGTGATCACGTCGATCACGTGCGGACTCAGTTGCCTTATGCCGTCGTCGTTGCAGTTGTGTGCATCTTATTTGGTACCCTGCCGGCCGCCTGGGGAATATCACCCTGGATCAGCCTGGTTGTCGGCGCGGTCGTGTTGTGGGCAATCGTTCGTTGGCTGGGCCAGTCAAACTCGGAATCACAGCCCGCTGATGTGTCCGAAATTGAGGCTTGAGTTTGTTACGATCCAAATTGGGCTAGCGACCGAGAGAGGCAATCCGCTACGAGTGCCAAATAGGCTTTGCCTGAAAATCCAATGTTCACATGATTCGCGTTCAAAGTGCGACTTTGTTCGGTGATCCGGAAACGTCGCTTCGGCGATGTACATTGGTTCGAGCAAGGCTTTTAACTGGAATTACTCGCACGAATCCGTCATGGAGGACTGTCGTGCAAACGATCAAGACCGCCGCAATTGTTGTTCTGATGCTGACCGTGCTTTACGGCGGCTATGTTTCAATGACGACCCCTCCAGAGCCTCTCTCGGAGGATATTGCAGATTATTTAGTCATCGATGAGGCTGGTGGCGGCAATTTGACTGCCGAGCCAATCATTCCTGGCGTAATGATCACAGAAGATCCAAATGCCTCATTGTCACTTGGCGAGCCGCCGGCCGGATTGCTGGATGAGATGTCGGGGCATCAGCATCACATCGAAGCTGGCATGAGCCACTCGAATTCGCCAAGCTCGACGGCAACAGCGATGCTGACGCCGCCGTCAAGTTCTGCGATGGGAATGCCTGGAACCGCCTTCGCTGATGTTACACCCAAGCCGAATGGCGAAGCGGAAAAGTCCAACGCCCCACGTGCTTTGCCTGCTGTTGATTTGTCAGCCCCTACTGTGACGCCAGGTCCGATCGACTCCTATGCGTCGACCTCCAGTCAGTTTCAATTGCCAGATCCAGCTACAGCGAATAGCAACTTCGATCCCTCGAAAGGTCAGCCGTTTGATGGCGGTGAATCGATGTCGCTCAATTCGGCTTCGCCAAACCTGACCGATCAGGGCAACAACGGTTCTGAAAACCTCGGTTTGATCAATGCGATTTCCGCGGCTGACGAACTTTATGGGAAGGGTCAGTTGAAAGAAGCGTTGGCAACCCTAAGTGTCTTCTGCGGCATGCCTGGTACCAACGACGTTCAGCAGGAACAGTTGATGAGCCGGCTTGATTTCCTTGCCCGTGAAGTCATCTATTCGAAACGCCATCTGCTGGAAAAACCACACAAGCTAAGCGGCAACGAATCTTTAGTTGAGCTTGCCAAAGAATACAAAGTGCCTTGGCAGTTGATCACGAACATCAACGGAATCGAAGATCCGATCGCCGTTTTGCCAGGGACCGAACTGAAGATGGTACGCGGACCGTTCCGTGCCGAAGTCGACCTGACAGGCAAAGTCATGACGATGTTTCTTGGTGACCTCTACGCCGGTCAATTCGAAATCGAAGTCGGCAAGGAGCCTGCCCCCGAGGTCGGCACATTCACCGTTCAAGACAAGCAAACGTCACGCACATTTTATGGTCCTAACGGACAAACTATCGATGCGGGACAGCCTAGCAATCCCTATGGAACTGCGTGGCTCGACCTCGGCGGGCAACTATGCATTCATGGCAGCCCAAATACCGTCAAGCCCACCGACAAAGGCTGCATCAGCGTTGCCGGTGACTACGCTAAAGATGTTTACGGAATTTTAAGTCAGGGTTCCACAGTCACCATCCGACGCTAAGCCGTCGGCGTAGCACTTGCTCGCTATTCCAGTTCATTGACGAAAAACAACGGTCGTAGTCCCTACGGCCGTTTTTTTTTGCCCGATGTCAGTAGGGTCCCGAATTGTGGTAGGCGAAGTGTTCGACTTTGAAAAACTAGCGATGGGCGAAAGGGCTGAATCAATCTAGAATGGTGCTGGTATTGAACCCCTCATCTTGTTTTCGATTGTCATCATCTGGTCGGCCTATTCTCGATGCCCCAATTCCAGTGTCAGTGCCCGTTTTGCAAGGCTTCGATGCGGCTCAATGTGCAAGTTTCCGGACTGGTCAAAACAACGTGTCCGACTTGCCAAAAGTCGTTTCAGATCAACGTTCCCGCTTCCGCGCCAGACGCCGCACCTGTGGCTCCACCGGCAAACGTGTTTGACAGCTTACCGCCGGCGATGCCCGGCAACAGCACTAGCGGACAAGGCGGCTTTCCTGCAGATCCCTTTGGTTCTTCGACACCGAACGCGGCTCCGGTGTTCAATCCGTCAGCCAGCACGCCGGCATATTTACAGGCGGCAAAACAAAAGAAATCAAAGTTCCGAAACCCAGCTGGCAAGCTACCGATCAAGCCCATTGCCATCGGCGGAGGGGTTTTGTCGCTGGTGATTTTGGTCGGAGTCGTAGTCAGCTTTGTTGATCTGAAAAACTTCAGCCCTTCTGGGATCGTTTCAGACCTGCAAGCCGCGATTGATTCGCCAAAGAGCATCCTTTCGGATATGGAATCGACTGCCGATCGTGCGAAGGCCGTTGCGAAGCAGATTCCTGCGGGTGACCAAAGCGAAGAGTCTGCGAAGAAGCTTCTTAAATTCACCAAAGACTTTGAAGGCCTGTTGCTACGTGCCTGTCGTCTGTCACCACAA
The Stieleria sp. JC731 genome window above contains:
- the asnS gene encoding asparagine--tRNA ligase, giving the protein MADWISVKEARQADSIAERIEVRGWVRTRRDSKGGFSFIELNDGSSLGNLQVVAPAELGNYESEIQKLTAGCSIIVQGELKESPAKGQATELHASSIRVLGWADPETYPLQKKRHSFEKLREWAHLRTRTNTLGAVMRVRDQISQSIHGFFHQNRFAYVHTPIITASDCEGAGEMFRVTTLDLERLASSGGPVNYSYDFFDKPTFLTVSGQLEGETYASSLGRIYTFGPTFRAENSNTSRHLAEFWMVEPEAAFFDLADNMDLAEGFLKFVFSETLSNCQEDMEFFDKMIEKGKLDQIKSVIEKPFEHMTYTDAIKVLESSSEKFEYQIEWGSDLQAEHERYLTEKHVGGPLILTDYPSSIKPFYMRLSDDEKTVAAMDVLVPGVGEIIGGSQREERLDVLQKRMAAQSLPEEDYWWYVDLRRYGTVPHAGFGLGLERAVQYVTGMSNIRDVIPFPRTPGHAEF
- a CDS encoding Na+/H+ antiporter NhaC family protein, which translates into the protein MEYGAASLLPPLVAIILAILTRQVVFPLLFGVGVGAFILSEPDATWDQPFMGLVIAIWESISDYDHLLALTFSLLLGAMVGVLEAGGAMEDLVTKIASRIKTRRGAQTMIATTGLAVFFDDYANTLLVGGTMRSTADRYKISRSKLAYLVDSTAAPVAGLSLVSTWAATEITYMSDGLSDAGITTASAGFELFMQSIPYRFYPLLALVMVFIVARTDRDFGPMRRAEMNLDLPQGENKRKAKRQPIRHSWIPTIVPVAVCILAVLVVLIVTGHQEIGEKDPSISSLRYLGLIIGNGQSYWALVAGGGAGWLMSIVTHGLICKSAPEFLVKSSLRGAWQMMPAIVILWLAWSLSAMTGKEALDTGGYLSSLLSDTLSPKLLPTCVFIIAGLMAFSTGTSWGTMGILTPLSVTLAIQLDLATGGSGTASSSICLATCGSVLAGAIFGDHCSPISDTTVLSSRASECDHVDHVRTQLPYAVVVAVVCILFGTLPAAWGISPWISLVVGAVVLWAIVRWLGQSNSESQPADVSEIEA
- a CDS encoding L,D-transpeptidase — encoded protein: MQTIKTAAIVVLMLTVLYGGYVSMTTPPEPLSEDIADYLVIDEAGGGNLTAEPIIPGVMITEDPNASLSLGEPPAGLLDEMSGHQHHIEAGMSHSNSPSSTATAMLTPPSSSAMGMPGTAFADVTPKPNGEAEKSNAPRALPAVDLSAPTVTPGPIDSYASTSSQFQLPDPATANSNFDPSKGQPFDGGESMSLNSASPNLTDQGNNGSENLGLINAISAADELYGKGQLKEALATLSVFCGMPGTNDVQQEQLMSRLDFLAREVIYSKRHLLEKPHKLSGNESLVELAKEYKVPWQLITNINGIEDPIAVLPGTELKMVRGPFRAEVDLTGKVMTMFLGDLYAGQFEIEVGKEPAPEVGTFTVQDKQTSRTFYGPNGQTIDAGQPSNPYGTAWLDLGGQLCIHGSPNTVKPTDKGCISVAGDYAKDVYGILSQGSTVTIRR